The following are from one region of the Rhinoraja longicauda isolate Sanriku21f chromosome 3, sRhiLon1.1, whole genome shotgun sequence genome:
- the ror2 gene encoding tyrosine-protein kinase transmembrane receptor ROR2 isoform X2 — translation MYKTSIKWKLPGKHLVLLLFMCCPLFGEISTGYFLTFLAPVNNITIVQGQTATLHCKVAGKPPPNIRWLKNDAPVFQEARRITIRKTEYGSRLRIQDLDTTDTGYYQCVASNGNKTITATGVLYVKLGQSPTHNPHHSSHDDDNEDGFCQPYRGIACARFIGNQSIYVDSLQMQGEIENRITAAFTMIGTSTHLSDQCSQFAIPSFCHFVFPLCDDNSRNPKPRELCRDECEVLENDLCKAEYVIARSNPLILMQLQLPNCEDLPLPESPESANCMRIGIPIDRINKFGRTDHNCYNGSGADYRGTVSMTKSGYKCQLWNSQHPHAHQFSSLEYPELGGGHAYCRNPGGQMDGPWCYTQSEARLELCDIPACYPRENSKMEILYILVPSIAIPLVIALLFFLICMCRNKHKASTPSPQRRQLMASPSQDVEIPLISPHKQGKLKDICLSAVRFMEELGEDRFGKVYKGHLYSTGPGEQAQVIAIKTIKDKMEVSLREEFKHEALMRSRLQHPNIVCLLGIVTKEQPMSMIFSYPSQSDLHEFLVMRSPHSDVGSSDDDRTVKSALEPADFLHIVTQIAAGMEYLYSHHVVHKDLATRNILVCDKLHVKISDLGIFREVYSADYYKLMGNSLLPIRWMPPEAIIFGKFSVDSDIWSFGVVAWEIFGYGLQPYCGYSNQDVIEMIRNRHVLPCPDDCPAWVYSLMLECWNEFPSRRPRFKDIHARLRAWENLSNYNSSAPASGGSNATQTSSLSTSPVSNVSNARYVGPKQKAHFPPPQFIPVKGQMRPMVPPPQLYIPVNGYQPMPAYGAYLPNFYPMQIQMQMPPQLPPQMVPKTGSHNSGSGSTSTGYVTTAPSNASGTERIALIPDQSNGTEDEPNEPTVADEVPAPENLQEDEMLVPETELLGDADPPQIADVEMDTEA, via the exons GCTATTTTCTGACCTTTCTGGCTCCTGTGAACAATATCACGATAGTACAAGGCCAGACGGCGACCTTGCACTGCAAAGTTGCAGGGAAACCACCTCCAAACATAAGATGGCTGAAAAACGATGCACCGGTGTTTCAAGAAGCAAGACGGATTACAATAAGGAAAACCGAATATGGTTCCCGACTGCGAATTCAAGACCTGGACACAACCGATACAGGCTACTACCAGTGTGTCGCATCTAATGGGAATAAAACCATCACAGCTACCGGGGTACTATATGTGAAACttg GTCAGTCTCCTACTCACAATCCACATCACAGTTCACA TGATGATGACAATGAAGATGGATTCTGCCAACCATACAGAGGAATTGCCTGTGCAAGATTCattggaaaccagagcatttaTGTTGATTCCCTCCAGATGCAGGGAGAAATTGAAAACCGAATTACCG CTGCATTTACTATGATTGGCACTTCGACCCACCTCTCTGATCAGTGCTCACAGTTTGCTATCCCATCCTTCTGCCACTTTGTGTTCCCACTCTGTGATGATAATTCCCGCAACCCTAAACCACGGGAGTTATGCCGGGACGAGTGTGAAGTTCTGGAAAACGATCTGTGCAAAGCAGAATATGTCATTGCAAGGTCAAACCCGCTCATTCTTATGCAGCTTCAGTTGCCAAACTGTGAGGACCTGCCACTCCCAGAAAGCCCAGAGTCTGCAAACTGCATGAGAATTGGAATTCCCATTGATAGGATTAACAAAT TTGGCCGCACAGATCACAACTGTTACAATGGCAGTGGAGCAGATTATAGAGGAACAGTCAGCATGACCAAGTCTGGATACAAGTGCCAATTGTGGAATTCCCAACACCCTCATGCCCATCAGTTCAGCAGCTTGGAATATCCGGAGCTTGGAGGTGGCCATGCATACTGTCGAAATCCCGGTGGACAAATGGATGGGCCATGGTGctacacacagagtgaagctcgtCTTGAGCTCTGTGACATCCCTGCTTGCT atccACGTGAAAATAGCAAAATGGAGATTCTGTACATCCTTGTTCCGAGCATAGCCATTCCATTGGTCATTGCTTTGCTGTTTTTCCTAATCTGCATGTGCCGAAACAAACACAAGGCATCAACCCCTTCTCCACAGAGGCGGCAACTGATGGCATCTCCCAGCCAGGATGTGGAGATACCACTCATTAGTCCTCACAAACAG GGGAAATTGAAAGATATTTGCCTATCCGCAGTGCGCTTTATGGAGGAACTTGGGGAGGATCGGTTTGGGAAGGTGTACAAGGGGCatctgtacagcacaggaccggGCGAACAAGCACAAGTTATAGCTATTAAAACCATAAAGGATAAAATGGAGGTGTCACTCCGGGAAGAGTTCAAACACGAAGCTTTGATGCGATCTCGGTTGCAGCACCCAAACATCGTCTGTCTGCTGGGCATAGTGACCAAGGAACAGCCCATGAGCATGATCTTCAGTTACCCTTCCCAGAGTGATCTTCACGAATTCCTCGTCATGCGATCGCCACACTCTGACGTTGGGAGTAGCGATGACGACAGGACAGTGAAGTCTGCACTGGAGCCTGCGGACTTCCTGCACATTGTCACTCAGATAGCAGCTGGCATGGAATATCTGTACAGCCATCATGTTGTACACAAGGATCTGGCTACTCGCAATATCTTGGTGTGCGATAAACTCCACGTAAAGATATCTGACTTGGGTATTTTCAGAGAGGTTTATTCTGCAGATTACTACAAGCTGATGGGCAATTCCCTTCTGCCAATCCGCTGGATGCCGCCTGAAGCAATCATCTTTGGCAAATTCTCCGTTGATTCCGACATATGGTCTTTCGGGGTTGTGGCATGGGAAATATTTGGCTACGGCCTGCAACCCTACTGTGGGTATTCCAATCAAGATGTCATAGAAATGATTAGAAACCGCCACGTGCTGCCCTGCCCTGATGATTGCCCTGCCTGGGTATACAGTTTGATGCTGGAGTGTTGGAATGAATTTCCATCAAGACGACCGCGATTTAAAGACATCCATGCACGCCTCCGAGCATGGGAAAATCTATCCAACTATAACAGCTCTGCTCCTGCTTCTGGGGGCAGCAATGCCACACAGACTAGCTCCCTCAGCACGAGTCCAGTCAGTAACGTTAGCAATGCAAGATACGTGGGACCCAAGCAAAAAGCACATTTTCCACCACCTCAGTTCATACCGGTAAAAGGACAGATGCGGCCAATGGTCCCACCGCCCCAACTGTACATTCCAGTCAATGGCTACCAGCCAATGCCAGCCTATGGCGCATATTTGCCAAATTTCTATCCAATGCAAATCCAGATGCAGATGCCTCCACAGTTGCCCCCACAGATGGTGCCAAAGACGGGTTCCCATAACAGTGGAAGTGGATCTACAAGCACGGGCTATGTCACAACAGCACCCTCGAATGCTTCCGGTACAGAGCGCATTGCTTTGATCCCAGACCAGTCAAACGGGACAGAGGATGAGCCTAATGAGCCCACTGTTGCAGATGAGGTACCTGCACCCGAGAATCTCCAAGAAGACGAAATGTTGGTACCTGAAACAGAATTACTTGGCGATGCTGACCCACCACAAATTGCTGATGTAGAAATGGACACAGAAGCATGA
- the ror2 gene encoding tyrosine-protein kinase transmembrane receptor ROR2 isoform X1 produces MYKTSIKWKLPGKHLVLLLFMCCPLFGEISTGYFLTFLAPVNNITIVQGQTATLHCKVAGKPPPNIRWLKNDAPVFQEARRITIRKTEYGSRLRIQDLDTTDTGYYQCVASNGNKTITATGVLYVKLGQSPTHNPHHSSHDDDNEDGFCQPYRGIACARFIGNQSIYVDSLQMQGEIENRITAAFTMIGTSTHLSDQCSQFAIPSFCHFVFPLCDDNSRNPKPRELCRDECEVLENDLCKAEYVIARSNPLILMQLQLPNCEDLPLPESPESANCMRIGIPIDRINKYHNCYNGSGADYRGTVSMTKSGYKCQLWNSQHPHAHQFSSLEYPELGGGHAYCRNPGGQMDGPWCYTQSEARLELCDIPACYPRENSKMEILYILVPSIAIPLVIALLFFLICMCRNKHKASTPSPQRRQLMASPSQDVEIPLISPHKQGKLKDICLSAVRFMEELGEDRFGKVYKGHLYSTGPGEQAQVIAIKTIKDKMEVSLREEFKHEALMRSRLQHPNIVCLLGIVTKEQPMSMIFSYPSQSDLHEFLVMRSPHSDVGSSDDDRTVKSALEPADFLHIVTQIAAGMEYLYSHHVVHKDLATRNILVCDKLHVKISDLGIFREVYSADYYKLMGNSLLPIRWMPPEAIIFGKFSVDSDIWSFGVVAWEIFGYGLQPYCGYSNQDVIEMIRNRHVLPCPDDCPAWVYSLMLECWNEFPSRRPRFKDIHARLRAWENLSNYNSSAPASGGSNATQTSSLSTSPVSNVSNARYVGPKQKAHFPPPQFIPVKGQMRPMVPPPQLYIPVNGYQPMPAYGAYLPNFYPMQIQMQMPPQLPPQMVPKTGSHNSGSGSTSTGYVTTAPSNASGTERIALIPDQSNGTEDEPNEPTVADEVPAPENLQEDEMLVPETELLGDADPPQIADVEMDTEA; encoded by the exons GCTATTTTCTGACCTTTCTGGCTCCTGTGAACAATATCACGATAGTACAAGGCCAGACGGCGACCTTGCACTGCAAAGTTGCAGGGAAACCACCTCCAAACATAAGATGGCTGAAAAACGATGCACCGGTGTTTCAAGAAGCAAGACGGATTACAATAAGGAAAACCGAATATGGTTCCCGACTGCGAATTCAAGACCTGGACACAACCGATACAGGCTACTACCAGTGTGTCGCATCTAATGGGAATAAAACCATCACAGCTACCGGGGTACTATATGTGAAACttg GTCAGTCTCCTACTCACAATCCACATCACAGTTCACA TGATGATGACAATGAAGATGGATTCTGCCAACCATACAGAGGAATTGCCTGTGCAAGATTCattggaaaccagagcatttaTGTTGATTCCCTCCAGATGCAGGGAGAAATTGAAAACCGAATTACCG CTGCATTTACTATGATTGGCACTTCGACCCACCTCTCTGATCAGTGCTCACAGTTTGCTATCCCATCCTTCTGCCACTTTGTGTTCCCACTCTGTGATGATAATTCCCGCAACCCTAAACCACGGGAGTTATGCCGGGACGAGTGTGAAGTTCTGGAAAACGATCTGTGCAAAGCAGAATATGTCATTGCAAGGTCAAACCCGCTCATTCTTATGCAGCTTCAGTTGCCAAACTGTGAGGACCTGCCACTCCCAGAAAGCCCAGAGTCTGCAAACTGCATGAGAATTGGAATTCCCATTGATAGGATTAACAAAT ATCACAACTGTTACAATGGCAGTGGAGCAGATTATAGAGGAACAGTCAGCATGACCAAGTCTGGATACAAGTGCCAATTGTGGAATTCCCAACACCCTCATGCCCATCAGTTCAGCAGCTTGGAATATCCGGAGCTTGGAGGTGGCCATGCATACTGTCGAAATCCCGGTGGACAAATGGATGGGCCATGGTGctacacacagagtgaagctcgtCTTGAGCTCTGTGACATCCCTGCTTGCT atccACGTGAAAATAGCAAAATGGAGATTCTGTACATCCTTGTTCCGAGCATAGCCATTCCATTGGTCATTGCTTTGCTGTTTTTCCTAATCTGCATGTGCCGAAACAAACACAAGGCATCAACCCCTTCTCCACAGAGGCGGCAACTGATGGCATCTCCCAGCCAGGATGTGGAGATACCACTCATTAGTCCTCACAAACAG GGGAAATTGAAAGATATTTGCCTATCCGCAGTGCGCTTTATGGAGGAACTTGGGGAGGATCGGTTTGGGAAGGTGTACAAGGGGCatctgtacagcacaggaccggGCGAACAAGCACAAGTTATAGCTATTAAAACCATAAAGGATAAAATGGAGGTGTCACTCCGGGAAGAGTTCAAACACGAAGCTTTGATGCGATCTCGGTTGCAGCACCCAAACATCGTCTGTCTGCTGGGCATAGTGACCAAGGAACAGCCCATGAGCATGATCTTCAGTTACCCTTCCCAGAGTGATCTTCACGAATTCCTCGTCATGCGATCGCCACACTCTGACGTTGGGAGTAGCGATGACGACAGGACAGTGAAGTCTGCACTGGAGCCTGCGGACTTCCTGCACATTGTCACTCAGATAGCAGCTGGCATGGAATATCTGTACAGCCATCATGTTGTACACAAGGATCTGGCTACTCGCAATATCTTGGTGTGCGATAAACTCCACGTAAAGATATCTGACTTGGGTATTTTCAGAGAGGTTTATTCTGCAGATTACTACAAGCTGATGGGCAATTCCCTTCTGCCAATCCGCTGGATGCCGCCTGAAGCAATCATCTTTGGCAAATTCTCCGTTGATTCCGACATATGGTCTTTCGGGGTTGTGGCATGGGAAATATTTGGCTACGGCCTGCAACCCTACTGTGGGTATTCCAATCAAGATGTCATAGAAATGATTAGAAACCGCCACGTGCTGCCCTGCCCTGATGATTGCCCTGCCTGGGTATACAGTTTGATGCTGGAGTGTTGGAATGAATTTCCATCAAGACGACCGCGATTTAAAGACATCCATGCACGCCTCCGAGCATGGGAAAATCTATCCAACTATAACAGCTCTGCTCCTGCTTCTGGGGGCAGCAATGCCACACAGACTAGCTCCCTCAGCACGAGTCCAGTCAGTAACGTTAGCAATGCAAGATACGTGGGACCCAAGCAAAAAGCACATTTTCCACCACCTCAGTTCATACCGGTAAAAGGACAGATGCGGCCAATGGTCCCACCGCCCCAACTGTACATTCCAGTCAATGGCTACCAGCCAATGCCAGCCTATGGCGCATATTTGCCAAATTTCTATCCAATGCAAATCCAGATGCAGATGCCTCCACAGTTGCCCCCACAGATGGTGCCAAAGACGGGTTCCCATAACAGTGGAAGTGGATCTACAAGCACGGGCTATGTCACAACAGCACCCTCGAATGCTTCCGGTACAGAGCGCATTGCTTTGATCCCAGACCAGTCAAACGGGACAGAGGATGAGCCTAATGAGCCCACTGTTGCAGATGAGGTACCTGCACCCGAGAATCTCCAAGAAGACGAAATGTTGGTACCTGAAACAGAATTACTTGGCGATGCTGACCCACCACAAATTGCTGATGTAGAAATGGACACAGAAGCATGA